The Gemmatimonas sp. genome includes the window CGCATGGGGACTCGGGGAGCTCGGGATGGCGTGGGGGCTCGGATGCACGCAGCGTACGCCGAGAGGGCCTCCGGGTGTGGGGGAATGCAACGAAAAACCGGACCACGGCAGCGAACGGGGGATTCCGATATGGAAGTTGTTGGTGGCGAATGTGTGTGGGGCGGGGGGAAGCGGGGCTTCCGGATGGGCGGGGGGTGACGGGCGGATGACGGTGCGCGGCGATGGTTCCGTAGGGGACTACTGCATGGCGACGTGACGGCGGGGATTCTTCGGGTGTTTCGGGAGGTGCATGACGAGCTGCGTCATGGGCATCCGGAGGTGATTTACCAGCGGGCGATGGTGATTGCGTTGGGCGACGCGGGGTATGCGGTGGCGCGTGAGGTGGACGTCGCTTTGAATTTCCGCGAGCGGGTGATTGGGCGCGGGCGGCTGGATCTCGTGGTGAACGACCTCGTCGTCCTCGAGTGCAAGGTGGCCCGGTCGGTCGAGCCGGATGCGGTGGGGCAGCTCCTCGGCTACCTGAAGGCGACGAAATACGAGGTCGGCCTCGTCCTCACCTTCGGTCGTCGCCCTGATCAAAAACGTGTAGTCTTCACCAAGACTCCATAGCCCGCCGCAACCGCCGCTTCCCACGCCCCCACACGTTCGCCCCCACATTGCTTCCCTCATCGCACGCACCATTGCCAACCGTGGTCCCGGCCGTCGTCGGTGTCCTCACCATCTCCGACCGCGCCTCGACGGGGGTGTACGAAGACAAATCCGGTCCGGCGATCCAGTCGGTGCTGACGCGCTGGATCGCGTCGCCGTGGCGAGCTGAGTGCCGGCTGGTAGCCGACGAGCAGCCGCTGATCGAGGCGGCGCTCCGCGAACTGGCCGACGAGTTTCATTGCGCGTTGATCGTGACGACCGGTGGTACGGGTCCGTCGCCGCGCGACGTGACGCCCGAAGCCACGGTGGCCGTGTGTGACCGGATGCTGCCAGGGTTTGGGGAGCAGATGCGGGCGGTGTCGGCGCGCACCGTGCCCACGGCGATCCTGTCGCGTCAGGTGGCGGGTACCCGCGGGAGCTCCCTGATCATCAATCTCCCGGGAAAGCCGGCGGCGATCGAGGAATGCCTCGGCGCGGTCTGGGCGGCGGTCCCATATTGCATTGATCTCATCGGAGGGCCGCGGCTGCTGTTCAGCGCCGAGGCCCCCGCCCCGTTCCGCCCCACCAGCGCGTAAGCGCGAGCCCGTGCCATGAGCCTGTCTCCCGAGCTGCTGAAGATCCTTGTCTGCCCCAAAAGCAAGGCGCCGCTGGAGTATTACGCGGGTCCGCCTGAGGTGCTTGTGTGCCGTGAAAGCCGCCTGGTGTATTCGGTGCAGGACGGCATTCCCGTGATGCTGATCGACGAAGCACAGCCGCTGGACGACGCGAAGTACCCGCCCACGGCGTGAGCACCGCGCCGAACCCCGAGTGGCGCGACGGCACGCGGGTCGTGCGCGCCGGCCTGCCCGACGCCTCGCCCGGGACGCCGTACCTGGCGGGTCCGGTGTTCGCGGCGCCGTATCATGCACCGGGCGATCCGACCGCGTCGCCGTTCACGTACGGCCGCTTCTCCAATCCCACCTGGGTGGCATACGAGCAGGCGCTCGAGGCGCTCGAAGGAGGGCCGTGCCTGCTCTTTCCGAGCGGCATGGCGGCGTCCGCCGCGGTGCTGGCCACGATGGTGCCGCCCGGCGGCAAGCTGGTGATGCCGGCCGAGAGCTACTACACGACGCGGGTGATCGCGACGCAGCAGTTTCCCGGTGCGTGGTTCGCCGCGCAGGGCATTGAGGTGGTCATGGCACCGACCGTGGGCGACGGGTGGCGTAACGCGCTCGACGGTGCCGCGATGCTGTGGCTCGAATCGCCGACCAATCCGGCGCTCGATGTGTGCGACATCGCGGCGCTCGCACAGGCGGCGCATGCGGCCGGCGCACTGGTGGTCGTCGACAACACGACCGCCACGCCGTTGCTGCAGCAGCCGCTCGCCCTCGGCGCGGACTTCGCCGTGGTCTCCGATACGAAAGCGATGACCGGGCATGCCGACTTGGTGCTCGGTCACGTGGCGTGTCGCGACATCGCGCAGGCGGAAACGATTCGCACCTGGCGCACGCGCATGGGGGTGATCGCCGGACCGATGGAAGCGTGGCTGGCGCATCGTTCGTTGGCGACGCTCGACGTACGCCTCACGCGTCAGTGCGACACCGCGATGCAGATCGCCACGATGCTGGCGGCGCATCCAAAGGTGCATGGTGTGCGCTATCCCGGCTTGCCGAACGATCCGTCGTACGCGATCGCCTCGAAGCAAATGAAGCGGTTCGGCGGCGTGATCAGCTTCGCACTCGATGATGCCGCGGCGGTGACGCGCTTCTTCGCGGCTTCTTCGCTGGTGTACGAGGCGACGAGCTTTGGTGGTGTCCATACCAGCGCCGAGCGTCGCGCCCGCTGGGGCGGCGACGCGGTGTCAGAAGGATTCGTGCGACTGAGCATCGGGCTCGAGGACGTGCGCGATCTGTTGAACGATTTCGAGCGCGCTCTCGGCGCGGTCTAGAGGAAGAGGCATGACGAAGCGGATCGATCGACGCGATTTTGTCGCGTCGACGCTGGCCACGGCAGCAGCGGCCACCGTTGGGACGATGGCGACACTCGTGCCGATGCAGACGGCGCAGGCGGCCGGTGAGAAGCATGACGGCGTACAGCCCGATGCGTTTCCATACGCCGAGCTGAGTGTGTTGGAGCTGCAGTCGCGGATGGCGAAAGGGACCCTCACGTCACGCACGCTCACGGCGGCGTATCTGACACGCATCGCGGCGGTGGATCGCAGCGGTCCGACGCTGAATTCGGTGATCGAGACGAATCCTGATGCGCTCGCGATTGCGGCGGAACGTGACGCCGAGCGTCGTGCAGGCAAGGTGCGTGGTCCGCTGCACGGTATTCCGGTGCTGATCAAGGACAACATCGACAGCGCCGATCGCATGCAGACCACGGCCGGGTCACTGGCCTTGGTGGGCAAGCCGGCACCGCGCGATGCGTTCATCGTGCAGCGACTGCGCGAGGCCGGCGCCGTGCTGCTGGGCAAGACCAATCTGAGCGAGTGGGCGAACTTCCGATCGACACGATCCACGAGTGGTTGGAGCGGACGCGGCGGACAAACGCGCCATCCGTTCGTGCTCGACCGCAATCCGTGCGGCTCGAGCTCGGGCACTGGTACCGCGATCTCGGCGAACCTGGCCGCCGTGGGCATCGGCACGGAAACCGACGGCTCGATCATCTGTCCGTCGTCGATTTGCGGACTGGTGGGTATCAAACCGACGGTCGGGTTGTGGAGCCGCAGCGGCATCATTCCAATTTCGTCGTCGCAGGACACGGCGGGCCCGATGGCGCGCACCGTCGCCGATGCGGCGGCGCTGCTGGGTGCCCTGACCGGCGTGGACGGGCGCGACCGCGCCACGACGGAGAGCGCGGGCAAGAGCGCGGCGGACTACACCACGTTTCTAGATGCGAAGTCGCTGCAGGGCGCGCGGATCGGCGTGGCGCGCAACATGGCCGGCTTTCATCCGATGACCGATGCGGCGTTCGAGCGTGCCATCGACGCACTGCGCAAAGCGGGTGCCGTGATCGTGGATCCGGCCAACGTGCCAACGGTGGGCAAGTACGATGAAGCGGAACTCGACGTGCTGCTGTACGAGTTCAAGGCGGGCGTGAACGCCTATCTCGCGGAGCGCGGTAGCACGGTGTCGGTGCGCACCATGGACGACGTGATCGCGTTCAATCGTGCGAATTCCAGCGTCGAGATGCCGTACTTCGGACAGGAGCAGATGGAGCGCTCGCAGAGCATGGGTTCGCTCGACGACGCGAAGTATCGCGACGCCGTGGCCGCGTGTCGTCGATTGTCGCGTGACGAGGGGATCGACGCCATCATGGCGCAGCACTCACTCGATGCCATCATAGCACCGTCGAACGGACCGTCGTGGCCGACCGACTTGATCAACGGCGATCGCTACAGCGGCGGCAACTCCAGTGTGGCGGCGGTGGCCGGCTATCCCAGCATTACGGTGCCGATGGGATTCGCCGATGCGTTGCCGCTCGGTGTGTCGTTCATTGGTCGGGCGTGGAGTGAAGGCCGGTTGATCGGCCTCGCCTATGCCTTCGAGCAGGCGACGGAGGCGCGTCGGGCACCGCGCTTTTTGCCGACGGTGCCAATCGCGCCACCAAAGCGGGGGTCGTAGTGGCGCCGGAAGAAACGCGAACGGCGGGCATGTCCCGCTTGATTGCCGTCGGCAGTTTGGTCGGCGCCCTCGCGCTTGGTGCGTGGGCCTGGCAGTTCCTGAATCGCGCCGCGGACTCCGGATTGGAGCGGCTGTCGCGCATCGATGCCATGCGCGCATTGTGCACCGCCGAAAGGGTGAAGGCGCGCACCGACGTCGACTCGATGCGGGTGGATCGACTGTCGTTGCCGGATACGGTCGACCAAGGTTCCGAACAGGCGATCGACCGCTGTGGTGACCTGCGCGGTGAGAGCGTCCCGAATTCGCTGCCGAATGCGCGCGAAATGTCGGGAGATCCGATGCCGCGCGGGCTGCGCTGAGGAAGCGAACATGAAGCGTATCCTGATCGGACTGCTGGTGCTGGTGGTGCTCGGGGCAGTCGGTTTCGTCACCGTCGGCCCGCGCATTGCCGACAGTCGGATGAACACCGTCGTGAGCACGTCCCTGCCGATCGTATCGCCGGTGGCTTCGGCGTTGCATCGTCGGTTGTTCGTGGCCGACATGCACGCCGACCAGCTGTTGTGGGGACGCGATCCACTGGAGCGCGTGGCCCGAGGACACGTGGATGTGCCGCGCTTGCAGGAAGGCCACGTGGCGCTGCAGGTGTTCTCGGTCGTCACGAAGACACCGCGCGGCATGAACTACGATCACAACACCGGCGACACGGACAACGTGCTGTTGTTGGCGATCGCGGAGCGCTGGCCGCGCGCCACATGGACGAGTCTGCGTGCGCGCGCGATGTATCAGGCTGACAAGCTGCGCGACGCGACGCTGCGCTCGGCGAATACGCTCACGCTGATCACGACGCGCGAGGAGATGGCGCAGTTCGTGGAGCGCCGCGCCGGTGATCCGGCACAGGTCTCGACGTTGCTCGCGATCGAAGGGCTGCATGCGCTCGACGGAAAGCTGGAGAGCGTGGACACCCTCTACGCCGCCGGCTTCCGCATGATGGGACTGACGCACTTCTTCGACAACGAAGTTGCGGCCAGCGCGCACGGCGTCACGCACGCGGGGCTCACGCCGCTCGGTCGTCAGGTCATCGCGCGCATGGAAGCGCTCGGCATCATTGTCGATCTCGCGCATTCCTCGCAACAGACGGTGCAGGAGGTGCTCGGCATGGCCACGCGGCCAGTCGTGGTATCGCACACCGGCGTAGCGGCCACGTGCCCGGGGCCGCGCAACCTCACGGACGATCAGCTGCGGGCGATCGCGGCCAACGGTGGACTCGTCGGCATTGGCTACTGGGATGGTGCGGTGTGCGAGCCCACCGTCGCCAATATCGTGAAGGCGATCCAGCATGCGGTACAGGTGGCCGGTGCCGCGCACGTCGCGCTAGGCTCCGACTTCGATGGTGCCACGCGCACTCCGTTCGATACGCGCGGCATGGCGGCGATCACCGATGGCCTCCTTACGGCCGGCATGGATCAGGGCACGATCGCGCAGGTGATGGGTGGCAACACACGGGACTTCCTGCTGGCGCAGCTGCCCTCGACGTCGCCGACCCTTCGGGCGGGCCGCTAACGTGACGTCCCGGTGACGCGCGCCTGGTGGATGCTGGTGGTGGCCGGAGTGCTGGAAGTCGTCTGGGCCATCGGCCTCAAGTACTCCGACGGCTTCCGGAAGCCCATGCCGTCGGCGATCACCGTGAGCGCCATGATCGCGAGCTTCTACTACCTCGCGCAGGCGCTCAAGACCCTGCCGGTCGGTACTGGCTATGCGGTTTGGACCGGCATCGGCGCGGTGGGTACCGCCATCGTCGGCGTCCTCGTGTTCGGTGAGTCGCGCGATCTGGGACGGATCCTGTCGGTCGCGCTGATCGTGTGCGGCATCATCGGCCTCAAGCTGACCTCGCCGAGCTAGCACCGCCGGGACTGGCACTTCTCGTCGCGATGACGCATTCAATCGGTATGATCCGATTTGCCGCCGTTGTCCCCGTCCTGCGCGTCGCTGATGTCGAACGCTGTATGACGTGGTATCGCGAGATCCTCGGCTTCGCCGTCGATCCATTTCCCGA containing:
- a CDS encoding GxxExxY protein — translated: MTAGILRVFREVHDELRHGHPEVIYQRAMVIALGDAGYAVAREVDVALNFRERVIGRGRLDLVVNDLVVLECKVARSVEPDAVGQLLGYLKATKYEVGLVLTFGRRPDQKRVVFTKTP
- the mog gene encoding molybdopterin adenylyltransferase — translated: MVPAVVGVLTISDRASTGVYEDKSGPAIQSVLTRWIASPWRAECRLVADEQPLIEAALRELADEFHCALIVTTGGTGPSPRDVTPEATVAVCDRMLPGFGEQMRAVSARTVPTAILSRQVAGTRGSSLIINLPGKPAAIEECLGAVWAAVPYCIDLIGGPRLLFSAEAPAPFRPTSA
- a CDS encoding Trm112 family protein, producing MSLSPELLKILVCPKSKAPLEYYAGPPEVLVCRESRLVYSVQDGIPVMLIDEAQPLDDAKYPPTA
- a CDS encoding cystathionine gamma-lyase — translated: MSTAPNPEWRDGTRVVRAGLPDASPGTPYLAGPVFAAPYHAPGDPTASPFTYGRFSNPTWVAYEQALEALEGGPCLLFPSGMAASAAVLATMVPPGGKLVMPAESYYTTRVIATQQFPGAWFAAQGIEVVMAPTVGDGWRNALDGAAMLWLESPTNPALDVCDIAALAQAAHAAGALVVVDNTTATPLLQQPLALGADFAVVSDTKAMTGHADLVLGHVACRDIAQAETIRTWRTRMGVIAGPMEAWLAHRSLATLDVRLTRQCDTAMQIATMLAAHPKVHGVRYPGLPNDPSYAIASKQMKRFGGVISFALDDAAAVTRFFAASSLVYEATSFGGVHTSAERRARWGGDAVSEGFVRLSIGLEDVRDLLNDFERALGAV
- a CDS encoding amidase; the protein is MTKRIDRRDFVASTLATAAAATVGTMATLVPMQTAQAAGEKHDGVQPDAFPYAELSVLELQSRMAKGTLTSRTLTAAYLTRIAAVDRSGPTLNSVIETNPDALAIAAERDAERRAGKVRGPLHGIPVLIKDNIDSADRMQTTAGSLALVGKPAPRDAFIVQRLREAGAVLLGKTNLSEWANFRSTRSTSGWSGRGGQTRHPFVLDRNPCGSSSGTGTAISANLAAVGIGTETDGSIICPSSICGLVGIKPTVGLWSRSGIIPISSSQDTAGPMARTVADAAALLGALTGVDGRDRATTESAGKSAADYTTFLDAKSLQGARIGVARNMAGFHPMTDAAFERAIDALRKAGAVIVDPANVPTVGKYDEAELDVLLYEFKAGVNAYLAERGSTVSVRTMDDVIAFNRANSSVEMPYFGQEQMERSQSMGSLDDAKYRDAVAACRRLSRDEGIDAIMAQHSLDAIIAPSNGPSWPTDLINGDRYSGGNSSVAAVAGYPSITVPMGFADALPLGVSFIGRAWSEGRLIGLAYAFEQATEARRAPRFLPTVPIAPPKRGS
- a CDS encoding dipeptidase, whose product is MKRILIGLLVLVVLGAVGFVTVGPRIADSRMNTVVSTSLPIVSPVASALHRRLFVADMHADQLLWGRDPLERVARGHVDVPRLQEGHVALQVFSVVTKTPRGMNYDHNTGDTDNVLLLAIAERWPRATWTSLRARAMYQADKLRDATLRSANTLTLITTREEMAQFVERRAGDPAQVSTLLAIEGLHALDGKLESVDTLYAAGFRMMGLTHFFDNEVAASAHGVTHAGLTPLGRQVIARMEALGIIVDLAHSSQQTVQEVLGMATRPVVVSHTGVAATCPGPRNLTDDQLRAIAANGGLVGIGYWDGAVCEPTVANIVKAIQHAVQVAGAAHVALGSDFDGATRTPFDTRGMAAITDGLLTAGMDQGTIAQVMGGNTRDFLLAQLPSTSPTLRAGR
- the sugE gene encoding quaternary ammonium compound efflux SMR transporter SugE yields the protein MLVVAGVLEVVWAIGLKYSDGFRKPMPSAITVSAMIASFYYLAQALKTLPVGTGYAVWTGIGAVGTAIVGVLVFGESRDLGRILSVALIVCGIIGLKLTSPS